The following are encoded in a window of Bacillota bacterium genomic DNA:
- a CDS encoding YbaB/EbfC family nucleoid-associated protein codes for MPVNLPGPFNLSKAMKNLQKFQEDLEKLQQELAERTVEATAGGGVVAAVADGSGRLRSVRIDPAAADPSDLEMLQDMVVAAVNEALRLSREMVEKEMARLYSELGLPGLPGMQLPGV; via the coding sequence GTGCCGGTCAACCTGCCCGGGCCCTTCAATCTCTCCAAGGCGATGAAGAACCTCCAGAAGTTCCAGGAAGACCTCGAAAAGCTGCAGCAGGAACTGGCGGAGCGCACCGTGGAAGCGACGGCGGGCGGCGGCGTGGTTGCTGCTGTGGCCGATGGCAGCGGCCGGCTGCGTTCGGTGCGGATCGACCCGGCGGCCGCTGACCCGTCCGATCTGGAGATGCTCCAGGACATGGTGGTGGCCGCCGTGAACGAGGCGCTGAGGTTGTCACGGGAAATGGTGGAGAAGGAGATGGCACGCCTTTACAGCGAACTCGGCCTGCCCGGGCTTCCCGGCATGCAGCTGCCGGGCGTTTGA
- the recR gene encoding recombination mediator RecR, translated as MELARPIARLVEELMRLPGIGPKTAQRLAYHVVRLHADQAKRLADAIVEAREKTRLCSVCFNYTDVDPCRLCQEGSGRDRSVVCVVEEPKDVMAMERTHAFKGLYHVLHGAISPMEGIGPEALKVEQLLARLKAGEVRELVLATDPNVEGEATAMYLARLVKPLGVRVTRMAHGMPVGGDLEYLDEVTLARALEGRREM; from the coding sequence GTGGAACTCGCACGCCCCATCGCCCGCCTGGTCGAGGAACTGATGCGCCTCCCGGGCATCGGCCCCAAGACCGCGCAGCGGCTGGCGTATCACGTCGTCCGCCTCCACGCCGACCAGGCGAAGCGGCTCGCTGACGCCATCGTCGAGGCGCGGGAGAAGACGCGGCTTTGCTCGGTCTGCTTCAACTACACGGACGTGGACCCGTGCCGCCTGTGCCAGGAGGGGTCGGGGCGTGACCGCTCGGTCGTATGCGTGGTGGAAGAGCCGAAGGACGTGATGGCGATGGAGCGGACCCACGCCTTCAAAGGGCTGTACCACGTGCTGCACGGCGCCATTTCACCGATGGAAGGGATCGGCCCCGAGGCGCTGAAAGTCGAGCAACTCCTTGCACGCCTGAAGGCCGGCGAGGTGAGGGAACTGGTGCTCGCCACCGACCCGAACGTGGAGGGCGAGGCAACGGCGATGTACCTCGCCCGGCTGGTGAAGCCGCTGGGTGTGCGGGTGACCCGGATGGCCCACGGGATGCCGGTGGGCGGTGACCTGGAGTACCTGGACGAGGTGACGCTCGCCAGGGCCCTCGAAGGCCGGCGGGAGATGTAG
- a CDS encoding YbaK/EbsC family protein, which produces MIHDDAATLPEPVRRVAAALRQRGMVACVRLFPDQSTRTAEDAARAVGCQVGQIVKSLVFMAGDEPILVLASGAHRVDVTKLEALAGAPVRRASAEEARSATGFAIGGIPPVGHARPLRAFMDEALLRYERVWAAAGSPASVFSIRPAELRRMTDAAVAPLAEAAGGGSRPARQQPR; this is translated from the coding sequence ATGATCCACGACGACGCTGCGACGCTGCCCGAACCCGTCCGCCGGGTTGCCGCCGCCCTCCGTCAACGGGGGATGGTGGCCTGCGTCCGTCTCTTCCCCGACCAGAGCACCCGCACGGCCGAGGATGCCGCACGGGCCGTGGGCTGCCAGGTCGGGCAGATCGTCAAGAGTCTGGTCTTCATGGCGGGCGACGAGCCGATCCTGGTGCTGGCGTCCGGCGCTCATCGGGTGGACGTGACGAAGCTCGAAGCCCTGGCAGGCGCACCCGTGCGCCGAGCGTCCGCCGAGGAAGCCCGGTCGGCCACCGGCTTTGCCATCGGGGGCATCCCGCCCGTCGGCCATGCGCGGCCCTTGCGGGCGTTCATGGATGAAGCGCTGCTCCGGTATGAACGGGTCTGGGCCGCTGCGGGCTCACCGGCTTCCGTCTTTTCGATCCGGCCGGCCGAGCTGCGGCGCATGACGGATGCCGCCGTCGCCCCCCTCGCCGAGGCGGCAGGCGGCGGCTCCCGACCGGCCCGGCAGCAGCCCCGATGA
- a CDS encoding TetR/AcrR family transcriptional regulator, translated as MEQRMSSSHEEKRDPEATRRRLLEAAVRVFAQKGYYGATVDDIVAECGSSKGSFYFHFESKEALFLTLVESFAAMLADEVDRAVRSSPGGGAARIEEAVRAGLGLFERYPQLARVFLIESAAVNPRFEAKRRQLFDRFVRVIEVYLNEAKRNHRLAVADTRLAAAGILGAINEVVLQWLSGPRDRPLQQLAPEVSGFVLRAIGWDSGR; from the coding sequence GTGGAGCAACGCATGTCCTCATCGCACGAAGAGAAGCGGGACCCGGAAGCCACCCGAAGGCGCCTTCTGGAGGCGGCCGTCCGGGTGTTCGCGCAAAAAGGCTATTACGGCGCCACCGTGGACGATATCGTGGCCGAGTGCGGCAGCTCCAAAGGCTCCTTCTACTTCCACTTCGAGAGCAAAGAGGCGCTGTTCCTGACGCTCGTCGAGAGTTTCGCCGCGATGCTGGCGGACGAGGTGGACCGGGCCGTGCGTTCGTCGCCGGGCGGGGGCGCCGCCCGCATTGAAGAGGCCGTGCGGGCAGGTCTGGGGCTGTTCGAGCGCTACCCCCAGCTCGCCCGCGTCTTCCTCATCGAGTCCGCCGCCGTCAACCCCCGCTTCGAGGCCAAGCGCCGTCAACTCTTCGACCGCTTCGTGCGGGTGATCGAGGTTTACCTCAACGAGGCCAAGCGCAACCACCGCCTGGCCGTGGCGGACACCCGGCTGGCGGCGGCCGGCATCCTGGGTGCCATCAACGAGGTCGTGCTGCAGTGGCTCAGCGGACCGAGGGACCGACCGCTCCAGCAGCTGGCCCCCGAGGTCAGCGGATTCGTGCTGCGGGCCATTGGATGGGACTCCGGGCGCTAA
- a CDS encoding UbiA family prenyltransferase — MGLRALTRPGQLLRRHPTAPAVLFIYAAAFLAYGGVPPASRLAWITVAAATARTAAWAINRIVDVDAGRLHRIRTAALGAPPAQVSQGPAFLLAVAAALALIIAAGQLNRLSLWLSPLPVMAFVIHPYAARRPGAGPALCGLAHAMGPAGGWVAVRGAVEGPAYLLGGAVGLWIAGLDLLHRVAGQDAEQTALSSAMRAHAGAAVLWVAAGWATGRAWWYFAGLAAAFVLVARRYARAASNPAGPRPLPVLDSAAPVSLILLAATLADLLVYP; from the coding sequence ATGGGACTCCGGGCGCTAACGCGGCCGGGTCAACTGCTGCGCCGCCACCCCACCGCGCCGGCCGTCCTGTTCATCTACGCGGCCGCTTTTCTCGCGTACGGCGGGGTGCCGCCGGCCAGCCGGCTCGCCTGGATCACCGTGGCCGCGGCCACCGCGCGGACGGCGGCCTGGGCCATCAACCGCATCGTGGACGTTGACGCCGGCCGCCTCCACCGGATCCGGACGGCTGCGCTCGGCGCGCCTCCGGCGCAGGTGAGCCAGGGCCCGGCTTTTCTCCTGGCAGTGGCGGCGGCGCTGGCCCTCATCATCGCCGCAGGCCAGCTCAACCGACTCAGCCTGTGGCTTTCGCCGCTGCCCGTGATGGCCTTTGTCATCCATCCGTATGCAGCGCGGCGGCCCGGGGCCGGCCCCGCCCTTTGCGGCCTGGCCCACGCCATGGGCCCTGCGGGCGGATGGGTCGCCGTGCGAGGCGCTGTCGAGGGGCCCGCGTACCTTCTCGGCGGAGCCGTGGGGCTGTGGATCGCCGGGCTCGATCTCCTCCACCGGGTGGCCGGCCAGGACGCCGAGCAAACCGCCCTGAGCTCGGCCATGCGCGCCCACGCCGGCGCGGCTGTGCTCTGGGTCGCGGCGGGCTGGGCCACGGGCCGCGCGTGGTGGTACTTCGCCGGCCTGGCCGCCGCTTTCGTGCTCGTGGCCCGGCGATACGCCCGGGCCGCCTCCAACCCCGCAGGCCCGCGGCCCCTGCCGGTGTTGGACAGCGCCGCCCCGGTCAGCCTGATCCTGCTGGCAGCGACGCTGGCCGACTTACTGGTGTATCCGTGA
- the dnaX gene encoding DNA polymerase III subunit gamma/tau → MAHLTLYRKWRPQRFDDVIGQAHVVRTLTNALAQGRTAHAYLFAGPRGTGKTTLARLLAKGLNCQQGPTPTPCNRCPSCAQITEGSALDVMEIDGASNRGIDEVRELRDRIRYAPAQSRYKVYIIDEVHMLTNEAFNALLKMLEEPPAHVVFIFATTEPQRLPATILSRCQRFDFRRLSFEELTAHLAAVARSEGLNADGTALELIARHADGGVRDALSMLEQCMAYEPKALDARTVAEVLGLVRPEALSELALCFVEGKVGEGLELLQRLTAEEGVDSRLVAKDLLGLLRDAATYKMLGGRSPAGGPSAGGVEELARRAPMTRLVAAMEALVTAEPQMRWAPDPRLLLELALMRLASEIELEKTAPVAPKTVASSAASSRATGAPPEPPGSQPASAEPGPPADPGPELSPPAAAVPAPAAGAPAQHPAAPAAERTRRTATPARGGARKALPLTLEEVVRHWGDVLSALRSLQHLDAAKAGAFLREARPVRLDGLEVVVGFPRPKAFLASSLQENARVRNQAERVLSRLFGRPITVRAEVIDGDAAAQGAEQLPEDQPALGEHQTASSEMAAAVEPAPSAGPAVMAGPAVEAAPPPAAAPRKTRSRSASAPAPSSNGARLGPQEPEDEFDKTVLDAVLQMLDARIIKEFDESDLTGAQPDDTPEAGAAEGSRDSAG, encoded by the coding sequence TTGGCACACCTGACCCTGTACCGCAAGTGGCGCCCGCAACGCTTTGACGACGTCATCGGCCAGGCCCACGTGGTGCGCACCCTGACCAACGCGCTCGCCCAGGGCCGGACGGCCCACGCCTACCTCTTTGCGGGCCCCCGCGGCACGGGGAAGACGACCCTGGCGCGGCTCCTGGCCAAGGGCCTCAACTGCCAGCAGGGGCCCACGCCCACCCCCTGCAACCGCTGCCCCTCCTGCGCGCAGATCACCGAGGGCTCGGCCCTCGACGTGATGGAGATCGACGGCGCCTCCAACCGCGGCATCGACGAGGTCCGGGAACTGCGCGACCGCATCCGCTACGCGCCGGCCCAGTCCCGCTACAAGGTCTACATCATCGACGAAGTGCACATGTTGACCAACGAGGCGTTCAACGCGCTGCTCAAGATGCTGGAGGAGCCGCCGGCGCACGTGGTGTTCATCTTTGCCACCACGGAGCCGCAGCGCCTTCCGGCCACCATCCTCTCCCGCTGCCAGCGCTTCGACTTCCGCCGCCTCTCCTTCGAGGAACTGACGGCCCACCTGGCGGCCGTGGCGCGCTCCGAAGGGCTCAATGCCGACGGGACCGCCCTCGAACTCATCGCCCGCCACGCCGACGGCGGCGTGCGGGACGCGCTCTCCATGCTCGAACAGTGCATGGCCTACGAGCCGAAGGCGCTCGACGCCCGCACGGTGGCGGAAGTGCTGGGGCTGGTGCGGCCCGAGGCGCTGTCCGAGCTGGCCCTGTGTTTCGTGGAGGGCAAGGTGGGGGAGGGCCTGGAGCTGCTGCAGCGCCTCACCGCGGAGGAGGGCGTGGACAGCCGCCTGGTGGCCAAGGACCTGCTGGGCTTGTTGCGGGATGCGGCGACGTACAAGATGCTGGGCGGGCGCTCGCCCGCCGGGGGGCCTTCCGCCGGCGGGGTCGAGGAACTCGCCCGCCGGGCGCCGATGACGCGCCTCGTTGCCGCCATGGAGGCGCTCGTGACCGCCGAACCCCAGATGCGCTGGGCGCCCGACCCTCGCCTGTTGCTCGAGCTTGCACTGATGCGGCTGGCTTCTGAGATCGAGCTCGAGAAGACCGCCCCGGTGGCCCCAAAGACCGTTGCGAGCTCGGCCGCTTCCTCCCGGGCTACCGGCGCACCCCCGGAACCGCCTGGGTCCCAGCCTGCGTCCGCAGAGCCGGGGCCTCCTGCCGACCCCGGGCCGGAGCTTTCGCCGCCAGCGGCTGCGGTGCCGGCCCCTGCCGCCGGCGCACCGGCGCAGCACCCGGCCGCGCCCGCCGCAGAGCGCACCCGTCGGACGGCGACACCCGCCAGGGGAGGAGCACGAAAGGCCCTTCCGCTGACGCTGGAGGAGGTGGTGCGGCACTGGGGCGACGTCCTGTCGGCCCTGCGCAGCCTGCAGCACCTCGACGCCGCCAAGGCGGGGGCGTTTTTGCGCGAGGCGCGGCCTGTGCGGCTCGACGGCCTGGAGGTCGTGGTCGGATTCCCGCGGCCCAAGGCCTTTCTCGCCAGTTCGCTTCAGGAAAACGCCAGGGTCCGGAACCAGGCCGAAAGGGTGCTGAGCCGCCTGTTTGGCCGTCCCATCACCGTGAGGGCTGAGGTGATCGACGGCGATGCGGCCGCCCAGGGCGCCGAGCAGCTCCCGGAGGACCAGCCTGCGCTGGGTGAGCACCAGACCGCATCCAGCGAGATGGCCGCCGCCGTAGAGCCGGCGCCTTCTGCCGGCCCTGCTGTCATGGCGGGTCCGGCCGTTGAGGCGGCGCCTCCCCCTGCCGCGGCGCCGCGCAAGACTCGGAGCCGTTCGGCGAGCGCTCCTGCCCCTTCATCGAACGGGGCAAGGCTCGGGCCCCAGGAGCCTGAAGACGAGTTCGACAAAACGGTCCTGGATGCGGTGCTCCAGATGCTCGACGCGCGTATTATCAAGGAGTTCGACGAGAGCGACCTCACCGGCGCGCAGCCGGACGACACGCCCGAAGCCGGTGCGGCGGAGGGTTCCCGTGATAGTGCCGGTTAG
- a CDS encoding YaaL family protein, whose amino-acid sequence MPGKTMAPEHGKLAPAAPPELAALIDRARLEWLAAQNEFNSVTEPDLVDHAIYAMHAAERRYVYLLRLAARLRQQAPEALTDTPVSRPASLPAGSG is encoded by the coding sequence GTGCCCGGGAAGACGATGGCTCCGGAGCACGGGAAGCTTGCCCCCGCGGCCCCTCCGGAACTCGCCGCCCTCATCGACAGGGCTCGCCTGGAGTGGCTTGCGGCGCAAAACGAGTTCAACAGCGTGACGGAGCCCGACCTGGTCGACCACGCCATCTACGCCATGCACGCCGCCGAACGCCGCTACGTCTACCTGCTGCGGCTCGCCGCACGGCTGCGGCAGCAGGCGCCAGAGGCCCTCACGGATACACCAGTAAGTCGGCCAGCGTCGCTGCCAGCAGGATCAGGCTGA